The genomic stretch ATTATTGTCAGCTTAACTAACTATTAAGTAAGCCGGGGTTTTTCTACTGCGCAGTTACAGATTCAACAAGAGCGATGGGGCTATTTTATTAAACCTGTATCCCATAATTATCAAACAAACTAATTCATCCACCATCCGCACTCCTACGTTGTGGCTCACACTCACGCCTTCTACTTAGAAACGTGCGAACGAACATTAGCTatcaatctcatcatgaAGGAAGCGATTGTTAGGAAAGACACCTCAGTAGAGATTGTCGACTCTCCCATTCCCAAACCGGGTCCTGGCCATGTGTTAATTAAGGTCATCGTCGCTGGTAAGTGAACATTCTGGAGGCCTGTAGTCTCTCAATCTGTCTTTCTAGACCATTTCCCACTAGCCTGGCCAGCGCAGGCCTTCGTATATCACAGTTACAAGTTTCTGGCAGGCAGCTAACTCGAGCCATCCGAAGGTTCCAACCCGAAGGACTGGAAGATACCCATCCATTTCGGTCGTGAAATGAACACCGGTGACGACATCTCCGGTATCGTCGAAGCCGTGGGAGAGGATGTGGTTGGATTTCACAAAGGGGACCGCGTGGCCGCCTTCCACGAGATGATGACCTCTCACGGGGCATTCGCTGAGTACGCCATAGCGCCTTATTATACTACCTTTCACATTCCGGACTCAACCTCCTTTGAGGAGGCCGCCACGGTTCCCTTGGCTGCCTACACATCCGCCTGTGCGCTTTTTCAGGAGCTCGAGTTACCTGAGCCATGGTCACCACGTGCTAAGGCCGCGGGAAAAGAGGGTATTAAGCGTCCTTTGATTATCTATGGAGCGAGTACTGCCACGGGAGCCTTCGCTATCAAGCTTGCTGCGGCCGCCAACGTTCACCCTATCATCACAGTTGGCAGCAAGCGGAGTGACTTCATCAAGCCCTTCCTGGACGAAAACAAGGGGGATGTCCTCATCGACTATACTGCGTATGCGACAGAGGAGGAGCTAATCAAGGCGATTCAGGAGGCTGTTAAGAAGGGAGGTGCTCCCGGCGGCCGCTGTTGGAAAGCCTATGATACTGTTTCCGAAGATAAAACGATCAGGCTCGTCTCCAAGGCCATTGCCGGGCCGCCGAACCCGGCAGGCCAGAAGCCAAAGATAACTAATATTTTCCTTAAAACTGAGGTCGAGGGCTCTGACCCGAGTGTTGAGATTGTATTCTCTATGGTTGGTCAAGTCCATTACGAGGACGAGAATGACAAGCTCATTGGCGTGACATGGGGCGCAGCGTTTTCTCGGGGCCTGCGCGAGGGTTGGTTGACTAGTCATCCCTACACATTAGGTAATAACGGTCTGGAGGGCTTGTCTGAAGGCCTAAAGGGTCTCAGGGACGGCAAAATCCGCGCCCAGAAATTTTTGACACGGCCCAACGAGACACCAGGCGCGAGGGATTGAGACGATCATAGCAAGCCAACAAAGCCTTCTTACTTGCAAAGAGCTTCCAGCATTATCGGCGTGATGCTTCGCGGTCGGATGCCGTCGTAATCCTGTGGTGAGATCGATCATCAGGAGATTGTTTGGAGGGAACATTATGGTAAGATAACCAGCGTTGTACCCATATAATTTATACGTATAAAGAAACATGCGTAACTCAATACCGAAATACCATACGTTACAACAGGACAAACACTAAATCTGTTCCTTTCCTATATAAAATAGCAGAACtctttctaattttttaGAAGCTGCCTTCTCTGCCCCATCTTGACCCCCCCCGGATCGCTCTGGCACACTGATTCAAAGTCGCACAGTTTCTAAGCAAGAACCGGTCACAAGTTCAAAAAATAGCTAGTTTAAGCTAGTAAATAACCGGCTTAATATCTATTTCCTAGATCGACTACTTCTAAAACAGGTAATTCCCCAACCTTCTTGCGATACTCGGGAGTACGCAGCATATATCAGAACGCCGACTAGGAAAAGCCACGGAAGATAACATAAAATGTTCTAGAAATCTCTTGGACCGCTATGTACaaatcttcctcttcaataAAGAGGGAGCTATTTTCCTACGTTGCTCAATTAAACCGTACTAACCGACGGAGCATCCTTCCAGAAACGTTATCTCTAGAAAATGTTCACCaaatcctccttctctcgcTTGGCCTCCCTAAGACACTCATGGCGACCTCGCTACAGTGTCCCACCGCGGTTTCCTCTATTTAATAGTATCCTTGTCCGATATAGTTCCTACTCGCCCATGGGAAAAACCCAATCGGATTCCCGCAAGAAAGTAACCATCCAAACACTTCAAAGCCTTTATACGAAGAGCGAGCCCATTACAGCACTTACAGCCCACGATTTCCCAAGTGGGCATATAGCCGATGCCGCAGGGATGGATGTGGTTATTGTCGGAGATAGCCTGAGCATGGTCGCGCTAGGAATGGAGGATACAAATGAAGTGACCATTGAAGATATGCTCCTTCACTGTCGAAGTGTATCTCGGGCTGTCAAATATGCTTTCACGGTTAGTTTTGCTTAATTCTTCTCACGTTTGTTCAACTACAACTAGACTTCTAACGCCTCTTGCCACCGAACAGATAACAGACCTCCCAATGGGCTCCTATGAGCTATCCCCGGAACAGGCCCTGCAATCCGCCATCCGCATGGTCAAAGAAGGCGGCATGCAAGCTGTGAAACTAGAAGGCGGAGAACAAATGGCACCCACCATCCGACGAATCACCCAAACTGGGATCCCCGTCCTGGCGCATATCGGCCTAACCCCGCAACGACAACACTCTATTGGTGGCTTTAAGGTCCAGGGCAAGTCCGTCGCGGGCGCAGTCAAGGTACTGCGGGATGCCCTTGCCGTGCAGGAAGCCGGGGCGTTTATGGTTCTTCTCGAGGCTGTTCCCGGGGAGGTTGCTGCTTTGATTACGGAGAGGCTTCGTGTTCCGACCATCGGGATCGGGGCTGGGGTTGGTTGTTCTGGGCAGGCTCTCGTGCAGGTGGATTTAATTGGGAATTTTCCACCGGGGAGGTTTGTGCCTAAGTTTGTGAAGACCTATGCGGATGTTTGGGGGGAGGCGGTTCGGGGTATTGAGGAGTTTAAACGGGATGTTAAGAGTAGGGCTTTTCCTTCGGGGGAGTATACTTATCCGATTTCTGAGCAGGAGATGGCGGAGTTTCGGAGTCTTATGGGTGAGGTAGGTCAACAGGGAGTCGGTATGGCTAGTAGAGCTTGATGGTTATATGTCTGGTGAATCGTTTTATTTCCTCTCTTGCTACTCTATACGTATGTAGACTACACATACTCAAGGATGTGGAACAGCCTTGAGTATGGACCAAAGCCTTGCGTGAAAGGTCCATAACCAAACGAATATTCTATTCAGAGTAGTAATAGAAATGCAGGGTAAGATGGAAGTGGACCTCCTGCGAACTCATATGCAAACAATGAAAATGTAGAGAGTAAAGGACTATGCAGCATCTTTGGAATAAACAACAAGAGCCCGATGAATCAATGACTGGTCTTCATGCCCATCAAACCGACAGTATCGAGTGACAGTGGGCTGCATCATGAACAGAACAGTTCGATCTTTATCAGCCGGATCAGACTTTTCCTCCGGTTCCGGTTCAGCAAAAGCGTGCCTTTCCATGTGTGGAATATCCTCGTGGAATGGCCCCAGAGAATCGAACGAGCC from Aspergillus oryzae RIB40 DNA, chromosome 1 encodes the following:
- a CDS encoding zinc-binding alcohol dehydrogenase family protein (predicted protein) produces the protein MKEAIVRKDTSVEIVDSPIPKPGPGHVLIKVIVADHFPLAWPAQAFDWKIPIHFGREMNTGDDISGIVEAVGEDVVGFHKGDRVAAFHEMMTSHGAFAEYAIAPYYTTFHIPDSTSFEEAATVPLAAYTSACALFQELELPEPWSPRAKAAGKEGIKRPLIIYGASTATGAFAIKLAAAANVHPIITVGSKRSDFIKPFLDENKGDVLIDYTAYATEEELIKAIQEAVKKGGAPGGRCWKAYDTVSEDKTIRLVSKAIAGPPNPAGQKPKITNIFLKTEVEGSDPSVEIVFSMVGQVHYEDENDKLIGVTWGAAFSRGLREGWLTSHPYTLGNNGLEGLSEGLKGLRDGKIRAQKFLTRPNETPGARD
- a CDS encoding 3-methyl-2-oxobutanoate hydroxymethyltransferase (ketopantoate hydroxymethyltransferase); the encoded protein is MFTKSSFSRLASLRHSWRPRYSVPPRFPLFNSILVRYSSYSPMGKTQSDSRKKVTIQTLQSLYTKSEPITALTAHDFPSGHIADAAGMDVVIVGDSLSMVALGMEDTNEVTIEDMLLHCRSVSRAVKYAFTITDLPMGSYELSPEQALQSAIRMVKEGGMQAVKLEGGEQMAPTIRRITQTGIPVLAHIGLTPQRQHSIGGFKVQGKSVAGAVKVLRDALAVQEAGAFMVLLEAVPGEVAALITERLRVPTIGIGAGVGCSGQALVQVDLIGNFPPGRFVPKFVKTYADVWGEAVRGIEEFKRDVKSRAFPSGEYTYPISEQEMAEFRSLMGEVGQQGVGMASRA